The following coding sequences are from one Salvia hispanica cultivar TCC Black 2014 chromosome 3, UniMelb_Shisp_WGS_1.0, whole genome shotgun sequence window:
- the LOC125210844 gene encoding pullulanase 1, chloroplastic isoform X1: protein MSLYRCSSLQFQFTSTNSNSPRFQLRHHPPPPPILPWRRPGGSRRILKLRASPRLPCSSAMAIDDGPTSPPSSLQDQEIMLHSRAFWVGKDTIAWNMDVGDGSCCLYGSKDASLSAVNGKIGGYDVKIKLEPSKERLPKHVIEKFPHIHDYKSFQIPPGLDVNSLLKYQLAVAALSSGEECTSITGLQLPGVLDELFSYDGPLGATFSSDSVSLHLWAPTAQKVSVLIYGEPEGGDPLEVVQLEESNGVWSAEGPLTWEGCYYVYEVYVYHPSTLQITKCIANDPYARGLSADGRRTLFVNVTSEALKPESWDHLVDEKPDLLSFSDISIYELHVRDFSASDDTVPSEFRGGYLAFTCPDSAGMLHLKKLSHAGITHVHLLPTYHFAGVDDDKRKWQTVDSQMLESFPPDSDEQQACITSIKDADGYNWGYNPVVWGVPKGSYASNPNGSLRIFEFRKMVQALNRIGVRVVLDVVYNHLHANGPYDENSVLDKIVPGYYIRRNLDGFIEHSTCANNTASEHYMVERLIIDDLLHWATNYKVDGFRFDLMGHIMKRTMVKARSMLQNLVKENDGVEGSSIYIYGEGWNFGEVAGNGRGVNASQFNISGTGIGSFNDRIRDAVLGGSPFGPVLQQGFATGLLVEPNDHDHGSKSTMEHMLAVSKDHIQVGMAANLKDYVLTNHEGHEVKGCEVSTHDGVPVAYASSPIETVNYVSAHDNETLFDIVSLKTPVNISLDARCRTNHLATSIIALSQGIPFFHAGDEILRSKSLDRDSYNSGDWFNRLDFSYNSNNWGVGLPPREKNERNWPLMKIRLADPGYKPQQNHILAALDNFCSLIRIRYSSPLFRLHTANAIQERVRFHNTGSSSIPGVIVMSLEDGHNGVPGLMQLDPIYSYIVVLINACPTDVTFTSPSLRGKDLQLHPVQVDSSDHVVNESAYDSTLGSFRIPSRTTSVFVERRAT, encoded by the exons atgtcaCTTTATCGTTGTTCCTCACTTCAGTTCCAGTTCACCTCCACCAATTCCAACTCTCCACGTTTCCAACTCCGCCATCACCCGCCACCACCGCCAATTCTACCCTGGCGCCGACCGGGTGGCTCCCGCCGAATTCTCAAGCTCAGAGCTTCTCCTAGACTTCCCTGTTCTTCAGCCATGGCCATTGATGACGGCCCTACTTCTCCCCCTTCTTCTCTTCAGGATCAG GAAATCATGCTGCATTCTCGAGCATTTTGGGTTGGTAAGGATACAATTGCCTGGAATATGGATGTTGGAGATGGTTCGTGCTGTCTATATGGAAGTAAAGATGCCTCTCTCTCTGCAGTAAATGGGAAAATTGGAG GGTATGATGTTAAGATTAAGCTTGAACCAAGTAAAGAAAGGCTCCCGAAACAT GTAATTGAAAAATTTCCTCATATCCACGATTACAAATCCTTCCAAATTCCTCCAGGTCTGGATGTCAACAGTTTACTGAAATACCAATTGGCTGTTGCTGCGTTAAGCT CTGGTGAAGAATGCACTAGCATCACCGGTCTGCAGTTACCTGGTGTTCTGGATGAACTATTCTCTTACGATGGTCCTCTTGGTGCAACTTTCTCATCTGATTCtgtttctcttcatctctggGCACCTACTGCACAG AAAGTGAGTGTGCTTATTTATGGAGAACCTGAAGGTGGTGATCCCTTAGAAGTTGTCCAACTTGAGGAATCAAATGGTGTCTGGAGTGCTGAAGGTCCATTGACTTGGGAGGGCTGTTACTATGTTTATGAAGTCTATGTCTACCACCCTAGCACCTTGCAAATTACAAAATGTATTGCAAATGATCCATATGCAAGAGG GCTGTCAGCTGATGGAAGGCGAACCCTCTTTGTCAATGTTACTTCTGAGGCTCTAAAACCTGAATCTTGGGATCATTTGGTAGATGAAAAACCAGATCTTCTGTCATTTTCTGATATCAGTATTTACGAGTTGCATGTAAGAGATTTCAG TGCCAGTGATGATACTGTTCCATCTGAGTTCCGTGGTGGCTACCTTGCCTTTACTTGCCCT GATTCAGCTGGAATGCTTCATCTGAAGAAGTTATCACATGCTGGTATCACACATGTTCATCTGCTTCCTACCTACCACTTTGCTGGAGTTGATGACGATAAGAGAAAATGGCAGACTGTAG ATTCTCAGATGCTTGAATCATTTCCACCTGACTCGGATGAACAACAGGCTTGCATCACATCTATCAAGGATGCAGATGGGTATAACTGGGG CTATAATCCAGTTGTATGGGGTGTCCCAAAAGGAAGTTATGCTAGTAATCCTAATGGGTCCCTCCGCATATTCGAGTTCCGCAAGATGGTGCAG GCTCTAAACCGCATTGGCGTTCGTGTTGTACTCGATGTTGTTTACAACCATTTGCATGCAAATGGTCCCTATGACGAGAACTCTGTCTTGGACAAG ATTGTTCCAGGTTACTACATCCGAAGGAACCTTGATGGCTTTATCGAGCATAGTACATGTGCAAACAATACAGCCAGCGAACATTACATGGTTGAAAGGCTGATTATTGATGATCTCTTGCACTGGGCCACTAATTACAAG GTTGATGGATTTCGTTTTGACCTCATGGGTCATATTATGAAGCGCACAATG GTAAAGGCCAGAAGTATGCTTCAGAATTTAGTGAAAGAAAACGATGGAGTCGAAGGCTCTAGCATCTACAT ATACGGTGAAGGATGGAACTTTGGAGAAGTGGCTGGAAACGGGCGTGGCGTTAATGCATCACAGTTCAACATTTCTGGAACTGGAATCGGAAG CTTCAACGACCGGATTCGAGATGCAGTGCTTGGTGGATCTCCTTTTGGACCTGTACTTCAACAAGGTTTCGCAACAGGTTTATTGGTTGAG CCCAATGATCATGACCATGGAAGCAAATCTACGATGGAACATATGCTTGCTGTATCCAAGGATCACATTCAG GTTGGGATGGCTGCCAATCTGAAGGATTATGTTCTAACCAACCACGAGGGCCACGAG GTTAAAGGATGTGAAGTTTCAACGCATGATGGGGTACCTGTTGCATATGCTTCATCCCCCATAGAAACA gTTAATTATGTCTCTGCTCATGATAATGAGACCTTGTTCGACATTGTCAGTTTAAAG ACTCCGGTAAATATCTCTTTGGATGCAAGATGTAGGACGAACCATTTGGCAACCAGCATCATTGCACTTTCCCAG GGAATACCTTTCTTTCATGCTGGCGATGAGATTCTGCGATCAAAATCATTAGATCGTGACTCATATAATTCAGGCGATTGGTTCAATAG GTTAGACTTCAGCTACAACTCTAATAACTGGGGCGTTGGCCTTCCTCCAAGAGAAAAGAATGAGCGAAATTGGCCATT AATGAAAATCAGACTGGCAGATCCAGGATATAAGCCTCAACAAAATCACATCCTTGCAGCACTCGACAACTTTTGTAGCCTTATTAGAATCAGATACTCTTCCCCACTTTTTCGTCTGCATACAGCAAACGCAATCCAG GAAAGAGTGCGATTTCATAATACTGGTTCATCATCAATCCCCGGTGTGATTGTCATGAGCCTCGAGGATGGACACAATGGAGTTCCTGGACTTATGCAGTTAGATCCAAT CTACTCGTACATCGTTGTTCTAATCAACGCGTGCCCCACGGATGTCACATTTACCAGCCCATCTCTTAGGGGAAAAGATCTACAACTTCACCCAGTGCAG GTGGATTCAAGTGATCACGTTGTCAATGAGTCGGCGTATGACTCAACCTTGGGCTCTTTCAGAATACCCTCAAGGACAACTTCCGTTTTCGTCGAACGTCGAGCCACCTGA
- the LOC125210844 gene encoding pullulanase 1, chloroplastic isoform X2 — protein MSLYRCSSLQFQFTSTNSNSPRFQLRHHPPPPPILPWRRPGGSRRILKLRASPRLPCSSAMAIDDGPTSPPSSLQDQEIMLHSRAFWVGKDTIAWNMDVGDGSCCLYGSKDASLSAVNGKIGGYDVKIKLEPSKERLPKHVIEKFPHIHDYKSFQIPPGLDVNSLLKYQLAVAALSSGEECTSITGLQLPGVLDELFSYDGPLGATFSSDSVSLHLWAPTAQKVSVLIYGEPEGGDPLEVVQLEESNGVWSAEGPLTWEGCYYVYEVYVYHPSTLQITKCIANDPYARGLSADGRRTLFVNVTSEALKPESWDHLVDEKPDLLSFSDISIYELHVRDFSASDDTVPSEFRGGYLAFTCPDSAGMLHLKKLSHAGITHVHLLPTYHFAGVDDDKRKWQTILRCLNHFHLTRMNNRLASHLSRMQMGITGVVWGVPKGSYASNPNGSLRIFEFRKMVQALNRIGVRVVLDVVYNHLHANGPYDENSVLDKIVPGYYIRRNLDGFIEHSTCANNTASEHYMVERLIIDDLLHWATNYKVDGFRFDLMGHIMKRTMVKARSMLQNLVKENDGVEGSSIYIYGEGWNFGEVAGNGRGVNASQFNISGTGIGSFNDRIRDAVLGGSPFGPVLQQGFATGLLVEPNDHDHGSKSTMEHMLAVSKDHIQVGMAANLKDYVLTNHEGHEVKGCEVSTHDGVPVAYASSPIETVNYVSAHDNETLFDIVSLKTPVNISLDARCRTNHLATSIIALSQGIPFFHAGDEILRSKSLDRDSYNSGDWFNRLDFSYNSNNWGVGLPPREKNERNWPLMKIRLADPGYKPQQNHILAALDNFCSLIRIRYSSPLFRLHTANAIQERVRFHNTGSSSIPGVIVMSLEDGHNGVPGLMQLDPIYSYIVVLINACPTDVTFTSPSLRGKDLQLHPVQVDSSDHVVNESAYDSTLGSFRIPSRTTSVFVERRAT, from the exons atgtcaCTTTATCGTTGTTCCTCACTTCAGTTCCAGTTCACCTCCACCAATTCCAACTCTCCACGTTTCCAACTCCGCCATCACCCGCCACCACCGCCAATTCTACCCTGGCGCCGACCGGGTGGCTCCCGCCGAATTCTCAAGCTCAGAGCTTCTCCTAGACTTCCCTGTTCTTCAGCCATGGCCATTGATGACGGCCCTACTTCTCCCCCTTCTTCTCTTCAGGATCAG GAAATCATGCTGCATTCTCGAGCATTTTGGGTTGGTAAGGATACAATTGCCTGGAATATGGATGTTGGAGATGGTTCGTGCTGTCTATATGGAAGTAAAGATGCCTCTCTCTCTGCAGTAAATGGGAAAATTGGAG GGTATGATGTTAAGATTAAGCTTGAACCAAGTAAAGAAAGGCTCCCGAAACAT GTAATTGAAAAATTTCCTCATATCCACGATTACAAATCCTTCCAAATTCCTCCAGGTCTGGATGTCAACAGTTTACTGAAATACCAATTGGCTGTTGCTGCGTTAAGCT CTGGTGAAGAATGCACTAGCATCACCGGTCTGCAGTTACCTGGTGTTCTGGATGAACTATTCTCTTACGATGGTCCTCTTGGTGCAACTTTCTCATCTGATTCtgtttctcttcatctctggGCACCTACTGCACAG AAAGTGAGTGTGCTTATTTATGGAGAACCTGAAGGTGGTGATCCCTTAGAAGTTGTCCAACTTGAGGAATCAAATGGTGTCTGGAGTGCTGAAGGTCCATTGACTTGGGAGGGCTGTTACTATGTTTATGAAGTCTATGTCTACCACCCTAGCACCTTGCAAATTACAAAATGTATTGCAAATGATCCATATGCAAGAGG GCTGTCAGCTGATGGAAGGCGAACCCTCTTTGTCAATGTTACTTCTGAGGCTCTAAAACCTGAATCTTGGGATCATTTGGTAGATGAAAAACCAGATCTTCTGTCATTTTCTGATATCAGTATTTACGAGTTGCATGTAAGAGATTTCAG TGCCAGTGATGATACTGTTCCATCTGAGTTCCGTGGTGGCTACCTTGCCTTTACTTGCCCT GATTCAGCTGGAATGCTTCATCTGAAGAAGTTATCACATGCTGGTATCACACATGTTCATCTGCTTCCTACCTACCACTTTGCTGGAGTTGATGACGATAAGAGAAAATGGCAGACT ATTCTCAGATGCTTGAATCATTTCCACCTGACTCGGATGAACAACAGGCTTGCATCACATCTATCAAGGATGCAGATGGGTATAACTGGGG TTGTATGGGGTGTCCCAAAAGGAAGTTATGCTAGTAATCCTAATGGGTCCCTCCGCATATTCGAGTTCCGCAAGATGGTGCAG GCTCTAAACCGCATTGGCGTTCGTGTTGTACTCGATGTTGTTTACAACCATTTGCATGCAAATGGTCCCTATGACGAGAACTCTGTCTTGGACAAG ATTGTTCCAGGTTACTACATCCGAAGGAACCTTGATGGCTTTATCGAGCATAGTACATGTGCAAACAATACAGCCAGCGAACATTACATGGTTGAAAGGCTGATTATTGATGATCTCTTGCACTGGGCCACTAATTACAAG GTTGATGGATTTCGTTTTGACCTCATGGGTCATATTATGAAGCGCACAATG GTAAAGGCCAGAAGTATGCTTCAGAATTTAGTGAAAGAAAACGATGGAGTCGAAGGCTCTAGCATCTACAT ATACGGTGAAGGATGGAACTTTGGAGAAGTGGCTGGAAACGGGCGTGGCGTTAATGCATCACAGTTCAACATTTCTGGAACTGGAATCGGAAG CTTCAACGACCGGATTCGAGATGCAGTGCTTGGTGGATCTCCTTTTGGACCTGTACTTCAACAAGGTTTCGCAACAGGTTTATTGGTTGAG CCCAATGATCATGACCATGGAAGCAAATCTACGATGGAACATATGCTTGCTGTATCCAAGGATCACATTCAG GTTGGGATGGCTGCCAATCTGAAGGATTATGTTCTAACCAACCACGAGGGCCACGAG GTTAAAGGATGTGAAGTTTCAACGCATGATGGGGTACCTGTTGCATATGCTTCATCCCCCATAGAAACA gTTAATTATGTCTCTGCTCATGATAATGAGACCTTGTTCGACATTGTCAGTTTAAAG ACTCCGGTAAATATCTCTTTGGATGCAAGATGTAGGACGAACCATTTGGCAACCAGCATCATTGCACTTTCCCAG GGAATACCTTTCTTTCATGCTGGCGATGAGATTCTGCGATCAAAATCATTAGATCGTGACTCATATAATTCAGGCGATTGGTTCAATAG GTTAGACTTCAGCTACAACTCTAATAACTGGGGCGTTGGCCTTCCTCCAAGAGAAAAGAATGAGCGAAATTGGCCATT AATGAAAATCAGACTGGCAGATCCAGGATATAAGCCTCAACAAAATCACATCCTTGCAGCACTCGACAACTTTTGTAGCCTTATTAGAATCAGATACTCTTCCCCACTTTTTCGTCTGCATACAGCAAACGCAATCCAG GAAAGAGTGCGATTTCATAATACTGGTTCATCATCAATCCCCGGTGTGATTGTCATGAGCCTCGAGGATGGACACAATGGAGTTCCTGGACTTATGCAGTTAGATCCAAT CTACTCGTACATCGTTGTTCTAATCAACGCGTGCCCCACGGATGTCACATTTACCAGCCCATCTCTTAGGGGAAAAGATCTACAACTTCACCCAGTGCAG GTGGATTCAAGTGATCACGTTGTCAATGAGTCGGCGTATGACTCAACCTTGGGCTCTTTCAGAATACCCTCAAGGACAACTTCCGTTTTCGTCGAACGTCGAGCCACCTGA